Within Streptomyces sp. NBC_00704, the genomic segment GCGTGCGCGATCACGTCGGAGTCGGGCCCGAGCCACACCCCCAGCCGCCAGGCCAGCAGCGAGCCGAGGAAGCCGCCGACCGCGAGCGCGACGACGAGCGGGACTCCCCCGCGCCGCCGCCACCAGAACACCGCGACCGCGCTCACCGCGCCGCACGCCAGGGCCAGCAGCGCGAACGTCCCGTCCACCCCGATCGCCTGTTCGCCCTCGGTGTCCTTGAAGTAGACGACCCACTGGTCGTCCGCCAGGTCGCCGACGAGCGGCACGTTCGGGGCCAGCCACACCCACAGCAGCCCGAGCAGCACGCCCGCGACGGCGACCGCGACGGTGATCACGGCGGCCTCGCGCAGTTCGGTCCTCATCCCGGGCCCGTCCTGTCCGTACGCGACGTCGTGGGGGGCGGCGGCCGGACCGGCGTGCCCCGCGGGCGACGGCGGCCAGGTCCCGTGCGAGGACGGTTCGTGCGGCGGCGGGGGCGGAGTCAGCGGTGCGGTCACCCTGACATCGTGCCAGGCCCGCCCGGACGGCGCGTCATCGGACGGCGGCCCGGCGGTACGCCCAGGTGGCGACGGCGAGCGAGACGACGCCCACCCCCGCGCACACGGCGAGATCGCCGAGCACCAGCGCCCAGTCCGGATCCGTCCCGAAGGTCCGGGCGAACGCCTCGACCCCGTAGGTCGAGGGCAGCAGGTCGCGGGCGAAGCGCACCGCCTGCGGCATCCGGTCCGGCGGCAGCACGCCCAGCAGCAGCGCGGCCGACATGCCGAGCTGGCCGAGCACCGTGGCCAGCTCCGGCCGCGGCGCGAGCAGCCCGAAGGCCGCACCGAGCCCGGACAGGGCGGCGCCGGCCAGCGGGATCACGGCCGCGAGGACCCACAGGTGCGTCAGGGGCAGCCCGAACAGCACGCATCCGAACACGGCGGTCACCAGCGTGCCGGGCACCGTGAAGGAGGCGTACGCCCCCGCCGCGCCCAGCACCACGGCCGCGGGCGGCACGGGCAGCGTCGCGTAGTGGTCCAGTCCCCCGCTCGCCCGCAGCTGCCCGAAGTACTGGGCGAGCAGGTTCAGCGCGACGAAGGCGACCACCAGCACCGCGGACCCCGCGACCACCGACTCCGCCTCGTGACCGCCGTCGACCACGCCCCGCATCATGATCAGGATGCCGACCGACTGGAAGGTCGCCACGAACAGCAGCGGGATGCGCGCCACCCGGGCGCGCGACAGCTGGGCCCGGTACACGGCCGCCAGCGACGGCCACAGCCGGGCGCGCGGCGCGAGTTCGGCGGCGCCGGCGGGGGCGATCCGGGTGACGCCCCGGGCGCCGCCCGGCAGAACCTCGGCGGGTACGACACTCACGTGGCGCTGCTCCTCTTCCCTACGGTTCTCATACCGTCCCATACGGCCCCGCCGTCCCGCCCGCTCACCCCGGGGCGCCTCGGCCTCCCGGCCTCCCAGGCGCTCACGCGCGCACCAGCCCCTGCCGTGCCGCCCCGCCCAGCGCCAGGTAGACGTCCTCCAGGCTCGGGGTGGCCAGGGTGAAGTCGTCCAGGGCGGCGAAGGCGGCCCCGCCGGTGACGGTGGCGACGACGGCGCGGGCCTCGTCGGGGGCCAGGCGCAGCGTCCAGCGGCGGCCGGACTCCACGGCCCGCTCGCGCAGCGCGGCGACCTCCGGCACGTCCAGCGGCGCGCGCTCGCGCCACACCAGCTCCACCCGCACCTCGCCGGCGACCTGCTCCTTGAGCCCGGTGGGGGTGTCGCAGGCGATGACCCGGCCCCGGTCCAGGACGGCGACCCGGTCCAGGACGGTCTCGGCCTCGATGACGTTGTGGGTGACGAGCAGCACGGTCGTCCCGCGTTCGGCCCGCCGCCGGTCGACGGCGGCCCACACGGCCCGGCGCGCGACAGGGTCCATTCCCGTGGTCGGCTCGTCGAGCACCAGCAGGGGCCGCTCGCCCACCAGCGCGGCGGCGAAACAGGCGAGGCGGCGCTGTCCGCCGGACAGTTTGCGCAGCGGCCGTCCGGCGAGCGGGGTGAGGCCCAGCTCGTCGAGGACGGCGTCGCGCTCCCGGCGGGCGGCGTGCACGTCGAGGCCGCGCAGCCGGCCGGTGGTCTCCGCGGCCAGCGAGACGGTGAGTTCGTCGAGGGCGGTGGACTCCTGGCCGAGGTAGGCGAGGATCCGGGCGGCCCGGTCGGGGTGGCGGACGATGTCGTGGCCGAGGATCTCCACCCGGCCCGCGTCGGGCCGCATCAGGCCGGTCATCTGACGTACGAGGGTGGTCTTGCCCGCGCCGTTGGGGCCGAGGAGCCCGAAGATCTCGCCGCGCCGGATGTCCAGCCGCACGTCGTCGGTGGCCCGGACCTCGGGGGTGGCGGGAGCGCCGCGCCGGCCCCGGACCGCCGGGTAGGACTTCGTCAGCCCGCGCACGGCGCACACGACCTCGTCCCCGTGCCGAAGTGCCGATGCCGCGCGCGTACTCACAAGGCACGAGACTACGGGGTCAGGGACCTCCGCTCGCCGTCGGGGGCGGCCGGGGGACCCGGTTCAGTCCCCCGCCGGAGCGTGCTCGGCAGCCGTGCGGACGTCGATCTCGCGCCAGAAGCCCGCCCGGATGGCGTAGCGGTCGTGTTCGTCGATCTGGTCGTCCTTGTGGGCGAGCAGGCCGAAGCGGGCGGCGTACCTGAGCAGCTCGCCGTCGATGCGGTGCGGGATCCGCGGATACATGCCGGACAGCTTCTGCAGATGGCCCTGGTCGCCGAGGCGGCCCATCCAGCGGCGGGCGAAGACCTGGCCCACCTCGTAGGGGTCGCCGCCGACGGTGGTGATGTCCTCCTCGCGGTCGGCCCACCGCTGCTCGGCCGTGGTGACCTGCGCGAGCGTCGGCATCGAGGCGATGTCGGAGGGCTCGGGGGCGGTGCCGGGGCGGTCGACCCAGCCCTTGTCGGAGGACCAGCGCAGGGTGGCGGTGGCGGGGTGCGGGGCGGGGTGGGCGCCGGGGGCGCGCAGGGCGGCCAGGTCCTTCGGGGTGGGCACGCCCTTGGGGGCGGGGACGCGTTCCTGGACGCCGCTGTCGGAGCCGCCGCCCCCGGAGGGGTGCTCGGGCTCGTCGGGGGCGCGTTCGGCGGTCGGCGCGAGGCCGGAGTCGGGCAGCGGGGCGGAGAGGATGGCGGCGATCTCGGGGCGGGGGACGGGCGGCGGCGCGCAGATCCCGCCCAGTTCCTTCGCGCGGACGGCCTTGGTGATCCAGATGCGGTCCAGGACGCGCCGTTCGTCGGCCTCGGCGACCAGGTCCTCGGACTGGTTGT encodes:
- a CDS encoding ABC transporter ATP-binding protein, coding for MCAVRGLTKSYPAVRGRRGAPATPEVRATDDVRLDIRRGEIFGLLGPNGAGKTTLVRQMTGLMRPDAGRVEILGHDIVRHPDRAARILAYLGQESTALDELTVSLAAETTGRLRGLDVHAARRERDAVLDELGLTPLAGRPLRKLSGGQRRLACFAAALVGERPLLVLDEPTTGMDPVARRAVWAAVDRRRAERGTTVLLVTHNVIEAETVLDRVAVLDRGRVIACDTPTGLKEQVAGEVRVELVWRERAPLDVPEVAALRERAVESGRRWTLRLAPDEARAVVATVTGGAAFAALDDFTLATPSLEDVYLALGGAARQGLVRA
- a CDS encoding ABC transporter permease, translated to MSVVPAEVLPGGARGVTRIAPAGAAELAPRARLWPSLAAVYRAQLSRARVARIPLLFVATFQSVGILIMMRGVVDGGHEAESVVAGSAVLVVAFVALNLLAQYFGQLRASGGLDHYATLPVPPAAVVLGAAGAYASFTVPGTLVTAVFGCVLFGLPLTHLWVLAAVIPLAGAALSGLGAAFGLLAPRPELATVLGQLGMSAALLLGVLPPDRMPQAVRFARDLLPSTYGVEAFARTFGTDPDWALVLGDLAVCAGVGVVSLAVATWAYRRAAVR
- a CDS encoding NYN domain-containing protein, translating into MDRCIVLVDAGYLLGAAASLLAGEPSRSRITVDHAALVQGLREQAESETERPLLRIYWFDGAPDRVPQPEHRRLRVMPRVTVRLGALTRSDGRWAQKGVDAAMHAELTELARNRACSDVVLVTGDGDLLPGMMAAKEHGVAVHLWAVQAADGDYNQSEDLVAEADERRVLDRIWITKAVRAKELGGICAPPPVPRPEIAAILSAPLPDSGLAPTAERAPDEPEHPSGGGGSDSGVQERVPAPKGVPTPKDLAALRAPGAHPAPHPATATLRWSSDKGWVDRPGTAPEPSDIASMPTLAQVTTAEQRWADREEDITTVGGDPYEVGQVFARRWMGRLGDQGHLQKLSGMYPRIPHRIDGELLRYAARFGLLAHKDDQIDEHDRYAIRAGFWREIDVRTAAEHAPAGD
- a CDS encoding DUF2567 domain-containing protein encodes the protein MTAPLTPPPPPHEPSSHGTWPPSPAGHAGPAAAPHDVAYGQDGPGMRTELREAAVITVAVAVAGVLLGLLWVWLAPNVPLVGDLADDQWVVYFKDTEGEQAIGVDGTFALLALACGAVSAVAVFWWRRRGGVPLVVALAVGGFLGSLLAWRLGVWLGPDSDVIAHARSVGKGVTFSAPLKLGAKGALLAWPFAAALVHLGLTALFGPRDPDQYQAYGPASGHGKDGYGAPLS